From one Oscillospiraceae bacterium genomic stretch:
- a CDS encoding small multi-drug export protein → MEQLTFLENCAQLPLIIKYLIVLAIGFVPVFEIRLAMVAGTCYLGLGIVETFIFGLIGNLLLIFPMVILGRTLIKWLETTKILGWFGRWMSGRTQKKMDRITTLTSIGLFFFVAIPVPGTGVFTGGLIASFMDVRLKKAFPSLAIGAAVAGIASMIIYALPVYAGLHGSTSIPWFR, encoded by the coding sequence TTGGAACAGCTGACTTTTCTGGAAAATTGCGCACAGCTTCCGCTTATCATAAAATATCTGATCGTACTCGCCATCGGTTTTGTCCCGGTATTCGAAATCCGCCTTGCGATGGTCGCGGGAACCTGTTATTTGGGACTTGGAATTGTCGAGACGTTTATTTTCGGTTTAATCGGAAATCTTCTGCTGATTTTTCCGATGGTCATTTTGGGCAGAACACTGATCAAATGGCTCGAGACGACAAAAATTTTGGGCTGGTTCGGACGCTGGATGTCGGGCCGAACCCAAAAGAAAATGGATCGAATCACCACGCTGACCAGCATCGGCTTATTTTTCTTTGTTGCAATTCCGGTACCGGGTACCGGCGTGTTTACCGGCGGACTGATTGCCTCGTTCATGGACGTGCGGCTGAAAAAGGCATTCCCGTCACTTGCGATCGGCGCTGCCGTAGCCGGTATCGCCAGTATGATTATTTACGCACTGCCCGTCTATGCGGGGCTGCACGGCAGTACGAGTATTCCCTGGTTTCGATAA
- a CDS encoding ABC transporter ATP-binding protein: MIKLFRYLKKYAWMIVVTIVLIFAQCMADLTLPDLMSDIINNGVLKEDVPYIWQIGWQMLLVALGSMVAAVTAGYLASRIGTGYARDLRSMVFNKVEGFSIAQFDSFSTASLITRSTNDIQQMGIFVVMMLRIMVSAPITMIGGIIKGSAKSTKLTWILAVSIPVILIIVTVVIKLTTKYFKQMQERLDKMNLVLREGLTGVRVIRAFGRDDRQTERFEKANVELTDVSLKAQRVMGVMMPLMMLIMNMTQLGIVWFAGPLIDSGEMDLGGMMAFIQYAIQILFSFLMFGFIFMMLPRAAASGARIWEVLASENTLHDPETPVSPEKTGGVVFDNVTFAYPGAEQPTLSGISFTAKRGETVAIIGGTGSGKSTIGGLLMRFFDVSGGQVLVDGTDVREMTQADLHSRIGFVPQTAKLVTGTIMDNIKFGNPDVTDEQAAAAAKTAQAEEFISGREDGMNAEITQSGTNLSGGQKQRISIARAIAKKPEIFIFDDSFSALDFKTDAMLREALKKDTGDATIIVIAQRINTIMNADRILVLNEGQIAGIGTHEELMKSCDIYREIASSQLAKEVG; the protein is encoded by the coding sequence ATGATAAAACTGTTCAGGTACTTAAAGAAATATGCTTGGATGATTGTGGTGACAATCGTGCTGATTTTTGCGCAGTGCATGGCCGATCTGACACTGCCTGATTTGATGAGCGACATTATCAACAACGGCGTTTTAAAAGAGGATGTGCCGTATATCTGGCAGATCGGCTGGCAGATGCTGTTGGTGGCACTCGGCAGCATGGTGGCGGCCGTCACGGCGGGTTATCTGGCTTCGCGCATCGGCACGGGATATGCCCGCGATTTGCGCAGCATGGTCTTTAACAAGGTCGAAGGGTTTTCCATAGCCCAGTTCGACAGCTTTTCGACGGCTTCCCTGATTACCCGCTCGACCAACGACATTCAGCAGATGGGTATATTCGTGGTTATGATGCTGCGCATCATGGTCTCCGCCCCGATCACGATGATCGGCGGTATTATCAAGGGCTCGGCAAAAAGCACCAAGCTGACCTGGATTTTAGCGGTCTCGATTCCGGTGATTTTGATCATCGTCACGGTTGTGATCAAGCTGACGACGAAATATTTCAAGCAGATGCAGGAGCGCCTTGACAAGATGAACTTGGTGCTGCGCGAGGGGCTGACCGGCGTTCGGGTGATCCGGGCGTTCGGACGTGACGACCGCCAGACCGAGCGGTTTGAAAAAGCAAATGTTGAGCTGACCGATGTCTCTTTGAAAGCGCAGCGGGTCATGGGTGTGATGATGCCCCTGATGATGCTTATCATGAACATGACGCAGCTGGGCATCGTCTGGTTTGCGGGCCCGCTGATTGATTCGGGCGAGATGGATCTCGGCGGAATGATGGCGTTTATCCAATATGCGATTCAGATTCTGTTCTCGTTCTTAATGTTCGGATTTATCTTTATGATGCTTCCCAGAGCCGCCGCTTCCGGTGCGCGTATTTGGGAGGTGCTGGCCAGCGAAAACACGCTTCATGACCCTGAAACCCCCGTCAGCCCCGAGAAAACCGGCGGGGTCGTATTCGACAACGTGACCTTTGCCTATCCCGGTGCGGAACAGCCGACTTTATCCGGAATCAGCTTTACCGCAAAGCGCGGGGAGACCGTGGCCATCATCGGCGGCACCGGCTCGGGCAAGTCTACTATCGGCGGGCTGCTGATGCGCTTTTTTGACGTCAGCGGCGGTCAGGTTTTGGTCGACGGCACCGATGTGCGTGAGATGACTCAGGCGGATCTGCACAGCCGCATCGGCTTTGTGCCGCAGACCGCAAAACTGGTCACCGGCACGATCATGGACAATATCAAGTTCGGAAATCCCGATGTGACAGACGAACAGGCGGCGGCAGCCGCTAAAACCGCACAGGCCGAGGAATTCATCTCGGGCCGCGAAGACGGGATGAATGCCGAGATCACTCAGAGCGGAACCAACCTTTCGGGCGGTCAGAAGCAGCGCATCTCCATTGCCCGGGCAATCGCCAAGAAACCGGAGATTTTCATCTTTGACGACAGTTTTTCGGCGTTGGACTTCAAAACCGACGCGATGCTGCGCGAGGCGCTGAAAAAAGACACGGGAGACGCGACGATCATCGTTATTGCCCAGCGCATTAATACGATTATGAATGCAGACCGGATACTCGTGCTGAACGAAGGGCAAATTGCCGGTATCGGAACCCACGAAGAGCTGATGAAGAGCTGCGATATCTATCGTGAGATCGCATCCTCGCAGCTTGCGAAGGAGGTGGGCTGA
- a CDS encoding Na+/H+ antiporter NhaC family protein, whose translation MYATFWALVPPIVAIALALLTKEVYISLFIGILTGALFYSNFNPMGTVTSIFEVMSEKAGDPWNVGILIFLVILGIMVSLMTKAGGSAAYGRWAAKKIKTKAGASLATVGLGVLIFIDDYFNCLTVGSVMRPVTDKHKISRAKLAYIIDATAAPVCIIAPISSWAAAVTSSTEGTNIDGFAMFIKAIPYNFYAILTIVMLIMITLLNFDFGSMKRHEVNAANGDLFTTDARPYTEEQAVSEKGKVLDLVIPVVLLIVCCILGMIYTGGFFEGASFIEAFAGSDASVGLVLGSFAALVLTFLLYIPRKVISFKEFAASIPEGFKAMVPAILILVFAWTLSGFCRDCLGAGEFVGGVVGNSATASAFLPAILFLVALGLAFSTGTSWGTFGILIPIVIAIFPEMSEILVITISACLAGAVCGDHVSPISDTTIMASAGAQCDHINHVSTQMPYALLVAGVSFVCYIAAGFLQNAVIMLPISIVLMGGLLLIMYFSQKKKSA comes from the coding sequence ATGTACGCCACCTTCTGGGCATTGGTACCGCCCATCGTCGCCATCGCGCTCGCTCTTTTGACCAAAGAGGTTTACATCTCCCTGTTTATCGGTATTCTGACCGGAGCGTTGTTTTACAGCAACTTCAACCCGATGGGCACCGTCACCTCCATTTTCGAGGTCATGAGTGAAAAAGCCGGCGACCCCTGGAATGTCGGTATTTTGATTTTTCTGGTCATTCTCGGCATCATGGTCTCACTGATGACCAAGGCGGGCGGTTCGGCTGCATACGGCAGATGGGCCGCTAAAAAGATCAAAACCAAAGCGGGTGCCTCGCTTGCCACCGTGGGTCTCGGTGTCTTAATCTTCATCGACGACTATTTTAATTGCCTCACGGTCGGCAGCGTCATGCGTCCCGTGACCGACAAACATAAAATCTCCCGGGCAAAACTGGCCTATATCATCGATGCGACCGCAGCACCGGTCTGTATCATCGCCCCGATTTCGAGTTGGGCGGCAGCGGTGACCTCTTCGACCGAGGGCACGAATATCGACGGTTTTGCGATGTTCATCAAAGCCATCCCCTATAATTTCTACGCCATCCTCACAATCGTGATGTTGATTATGATCACACTGTTGAACTTCGATTTCGGTTCGATGAAAAGGCACGAGGTCAACGCGGCCAACGGCGATTTGTTCACAACCGACGCCAGACCCTATACCGAAGAACAGGCAGTATCCGAAAAAGGAAAGGTTCTTGACCTGGTGATTCCGGTCGTCCTGCTGATCGTCTGCTGCATTTTAGGCATGATCTATACCGGCGGATTCTTCGAAGGCGCAAGCTTTATCGAGGCCTTTGCCGGTTCCGATGCCTCGGTAGGCCTGGTTCTGGGTTCTTTTGCGGCGTTGGTGCTGACATTCCTTCTCTACATCCCAAGAAAAGTGATTTCATTCAAGGAATTCGCAGCCAGCATCCCTGAGGGTTTCAAGGCGATGGTTCCGGCAATTCTGATTCTGGTCTTTGCGTGGACGCTGTCCGGCTTCTGCCGTGACTGTCTGGGTGCCGGAGAATTTGTCGGCGGTGTGGTCGGCAACAGTGCAACCGCAAGCGCTTTCCTGCCCGCAATTTTGTTCCTTGTAGCCTTGGGCTTGGCCTTCTCAACCGGCACCTCCTGGGGGACGTTCGGCATTCTGATTCCGATTGTCATTGCCATCTTCCCCGAGATGAGCGAAATTCTGGTCATCACCATCTCGGCGTGTTTGGCCGGCGCGGTCTGCGGCGACCATGTCTCCCCGATCTCGGACACCACCATCATGGCGTCCGCAGGCGCACAGTGCGACCACATCAACCATGTCTCGACCCAAATGCCCTATGCCTTGTTGGTCGCCGGTGTGTCGTTTGTATGTTATATCGCCGCCGGTTTCCTGCAAAATGCTGTTATCATGCTCCCGATTTCCATTGTTTTAATGGGCGGCTTACTGCTGATCATGTATTTTTCGCAGAAAAAGAAAAGCGCTTAA
- a CDS encoding UDP-N-acetylglucosamine 1-carboxyvinyltransferase, with protein sequence MDKFVINGGKRLSGEVEISGNKNASVAILAAASLCDEPCRIENLSQIGDVDVFMQIYDRLGAKITHIDSKTIEIDSSTIKNVEIPYKLTKLMRASYYFIGTLLGRFGRAKVCMPGGCDFGSRPIDQHIKGFEALGAAVSVEHGFIETIAKNGRLVGNSVYFDNITVGGTINVMLAATKADGLTVIENAAKEPHVVDVANFLNSAGADIRGAGTDVIKIRGVPYLHGTTYGVIPDQIEAGTFMAIAVATGGDILIKNIIPKHLESISAKLTEMGAEIIDEDDWMRVRCADRLQRVNIKTQPHPGFPTDMQPQAGVLCAIANGTSVISEGVTDNRFRYTEELARMGAMVKVDGKTAVFEGVENLTGATVRATDLRAGVAMVIAGLVAKGTTEVEDIIYIERGYEFLEKKLSALGADITRISASKNGEETPSRQAQMNGEKPLKKAN encoded by the coding sequence ATGGACAAATTTGTTATCAACGGCGGCAAGCGGCTTTCGGGCGAAGTCGAGATCAGCGGAAATAAAAACGCTTCGGTCGCGATTTTGGCGGCGGCATCGCTGTGTGATGAGCCGTGCCGTATTGAGAACCTCTCACAGATCGGGGACGTCGACGTCTTTATGCAGATTTACGACCGACTCGGCGCCAAGATCACCCATATCGATTCAAAGACCATTGAGATAGATTCATCCACTATAAAAAACGTGGAAATTCCCTATAAACTGACCAAGCTGATGCGGGCCTCCTATTACTTTATCGGCACGCTGCTCGGTCGTTTCGGCAGAGCCAAGGTCTGTATGCCCGGCGGCTGTGATTTCGGCTCCCGCCCGATTGATCAGCACATCAAGGGCTTTGAAGCACTCGGTGCGGCCGTCAGCGTGGAACACGGCTTTATCGAGACCATCGCCAAGAACGGACGGCTGGTTGGGAATTCGGTCTATTTCGACAACATCACGGTCGGGGGTACGATCAACGTCATGCTGGCGGCGACCAAAGCCGACGGGTTGACTGTGATTGAAAATGCGGCCAAAGAACCTCATGTCGTTGATGTGGCCAACTTTTTAAACTCGGCAGGCGCGGATATCCGCGGCGCAGGTACCGACGTCATTAAAATCCGCGGCGTACCGTATCTGCACGGCACCACTTACGGCGTCATTCCCGATCAGATTGAGGCCGGCACCTTTATGGCCATTGCAGTGGCGACCGGCGGCGACATTCTGATCAAAAATATTATCCCCAAACATCTTGAATCCATTTCGGCCAAGCTTACCGAAATGGGTGCGGAGATCATCGACGAGGACGACTGGATGCGGGTTCGCTGTGCCGATCGTCTTCAGCGCGTTAACATCAAGACTCAGCCGCATCCCGGTTTCCCGACCGATATGCAGCCGCAGGCGGGCGTGTTGTGCGCCATCGCCAACGGCACCAGCGTCATCAGTGAAGGTGTGACCGATAACCGGTTCCGCTATACCGAGGAATTGGCTCGGATGGGTGCAATGGTCAAGGTCGACGGAAAAACCGCCGTGTTTGAAGGCGTCGAAAATCTGACGGGTGCGACGGTGCGGGCCACCGATCTGCGTGCAGGCGTGGCCATGGTGATTGCGGGACTGGTCGCAAAGGGCACAACAGAAGTTGAAGACATCATCTATATCGAACGCGGCTATGAATTTTTGGAGAAAAAGCTCTCGGCGCTGGGAGCGGACATCACGCGGATCTCCGCATCCAAAAACGGAGAAGAAACGCCTTCTCGACAAGCGCAAATGAACGGCGAGAAACCATTGAAAAAGGCAAATTAA
- a CDS encoding DMT family transporter yields MNKSNTEKIKGSAFLFFASLIWGSTFVAQSMGMDYIQPFTFNAVRFFIGGLVLLPVIALFRREPKALSAEDIAKKAVDRRNLIWGGVVCGVLIFAATGLQQIGLVYTTAGKAGFLTALYVVLVPIIGLFFKKKPSIFLWFGVAFAVTGLYFLSMNEQFTLGNGDLPVLICALIFSFQILAVDHYSPLVDGVKLSCIQFFVASVLSTVTMFLFEKPDLTSIWSARMPLLYTGILACGIAYTFQILGQKTTPPAVASVVFGLESVFAAVFGWLILNEQLTQRELFGAGLVLVAVMLSQITPKKRARLQSRKASAKL; encoded by the coding sequence ATGAATAAATCAAACACAGAGAAAATCAAAGGCTCGGCATTTTTATTTTTTGCTTCCCTGATCTGGGGCTCGACATTTGTAGCCCAAAGCATGGGAATGGATTATATCCAACCGTTTACTTTCAATGCGGTCCGGTTTTTTATCGGCGGATTGGTTTTATTGCCGGTCATCGCGCTGTTCCGACGCGAACCCAAAGCGCTCTCCGCCGAAGATATCGCCAAAAAGGCAGTCGACCGGCGCAATCTGATTTGGGGCGGTGTCGTCTGCGGCGTATTGATTTTTGCAGCGACGGGTCTGCAGCAGATCGGTTTGGTGTATACAACTGCGGGCAAAGCGGGATTTCTGACCGCGCTGTATGTTGTTCTCGTTCCGATCATCGGTCTGTTTTTCAAAAAAAAGCCGAGTATCTTTTTATGGTTCGGCGTTGCCTTCGCGGTTACAGGCTTATATTTTTTAAGCATGAATGAACAGTTCACACTCGGAAACGGCGACCTGCCGGTGTTAATTTGCGCACTGATTTTCTCGTTTCAAATTCTGGCTGTTGATCATTACAGCCCGCTCGTCGACGGCGTTAAATTGTCCTGCATTCAATTTTTCGTCGCTTCTGTTCTTTCAACAGTCACGATGTTTTTGTTCGAAAAGCCCGATCTGACGTCAATCTGGTCGGCGCGCATGCCGCTGTTATACACCGGGATTTTGGCCTGCGGCATCGCCTATACCTTCCAAATCCTCGGGCAAAAGACCACGCCGCCCGCGGTGGCCTCGGTCGTTTTCGGTCTGGAATCGGTTTTTGCGGCTGTTTTTGGCTGGCTGATTTTGAACGAGCAGCTTACGCAACGCGAACTGTTCGGCGCAGGCCTGGTGCTTGTCGCCGTCATGCTGTCGCAGATCACACCCAAAAAGCGAGCCAGACTCCAATCCCGGAAAGCTTCGGCTAAACTTTGA
- a CDS encoding MBL fold metallo-hydrolase: protein MDSVSTLFSGSSGNSCYIGGCDDGILIDAGRNFKAISEGLKSLDFPVRGIRAVFVTHAHNDHISALKVLTKKLPDIPIFASAQTIDNLLFEGIVGPEAMLCPIDEQGIGVGRFFVTPFETPHDCPGSCGYVIETESGGRIGVCTDLGHRSDTIVEALSGCKTVVIESNHDENILRAGNYPYWLKMRILGAEGHLSNRDCASLSAILLHSGTRNFVLAHLSRENNLPDVAFDTVNRKLCECGAEADGEFGLHVAPAMAAAKHYSVL, encoded by the coding sequence ATGGACAGTGTTTCCACTTTATTCTCCGGCAGTTCGGGTAACAGCTGTTATATCGGCGGCTGTGACGACGGGATTTTGATCGATGCCGGAAGGAATTTTAAAGCCATTTCCGAAGGATTGAAGTCGCTCGATTTCCCCGTCCGGGGGATTCGGGCGGTTTTTGTTACCCATGCGCATAATGACCATATCAGCGCGTTGAAAGTACTTACCAAAAAATTGCCCGATATACCGATTTTCGCCTCTGCACAGACCATCGATAATCTGTTATTTGAGGGAATCGTCGGACCGGAAGCGATGCTTTGTCCGATTGACGAACAGGGTATCGGCGTGGGGCGTTTTTTTGTAACGCCGTTCGAGACGCCGCATGACTGTCCTGGCAGCTGCGGATATGTGATCGAGACGGAAAGCGGCGGACGCATCGGCGTCTGTACCGACCTCGGACACCGCAGCGATACGATTGTCGAAGCGCTCTCGGGCTGTAAAACCGTGGTGATCGAGTCCAATCATGACGAGAATATTCTGCGCGCGGGCAATTACCCCTATTGGCTAAAAATGCGCATTTTAGGCGCGGAAGGGCATTTGTCAAACCGGGACTGTGCCTCACTCTCGGCGATTTTGTTACATAGCGGTACCAGAAATTTTGTGCTGGCGCATCTTTCAAGAGAAAACAATCTGCCCGACGTGGCGTTTGACACCGTAAACCGGAAACTTTGCGAATGCGGTGCGGAAGCGGACGGGGAATTCGGACTGCATGTCGCTCCGGCTATGGCTGCAGCAAAGCATTATTCAGTTTTATGA
- a CDS encoding 23S rRNA (pseudouridine(1915)-N(3))-methyltransferase RlmH, translating into MNIKVICVGGLKEPFLRDAQKEYQKRLSASCSLEIVELGAKNDLPADRQLIEEGKKILEKAKNGYNIVLCIEGKEMTSEAFAQKVAELSANGINALNFMIGSSYGLSDEVKAAADLKLSFSQMTFPHQLFRIMLLEQLYRAFDILGARKYDK; encoded by the coding sequence ATGAATATTAAAGTGATTTGTGTCGGCGGACTTAAAGAACCCTTTTTGCGCGACGCGCAGAAAGAATATCAGAAGCGGCTCTCGGCTTCGTGCAGTCTGGAGATCGTCGAGCTGGGGGCGAAAAACGATTTACCCGCAGACCGGCAGCTGATTGAAGAGGGCAAAAAGATTCTTGAGAAAGCAAAGAACGGGTATAACATCGTTCTATGCATCGAGGGTAAAGAGATGACTTCGGAGGCCTTTGCACAGAAGGTTGCGGAACTTTCTGCAAACGGCATCAATGCTTTAAACTTTATGATCGGCAGTTCGTATGGGCTGTCCGACGAGGTCAAGGCGGCAGCTGACTTGAAATTGTCGTTTTCGCAGATGACCTTTCCGCACCAACTGTTTCGGATTATGTTATTGGAACAGCTCTATCGGGCGTTTGATATTTTAGGCGCACGGAAATATGACAAGTGA
- a CDS encoding Gfo/Idh/MocA family oxidoreductase, giving the protein MENTQKTKIAIIGCGGINRWAHMPAYKEMKDLVEIVAVCDIKPEKAEIIAKELGIEKIYTDYKEMLDTEKPDAVDLCVPNYLHSIMAVYALEHGMHVFSEKPDAVSVEEVLKMKAAAEKSGKVLMVMRNNRYRPTAVFAKKYIADGKMGEIYAARCGWQRRRGIPGKGGWFTTKAQSGGGPLIDLGVHMIDLAIWLMGNPVPVAVTGCTYSKFANLGDITDSMHSMFGEVNKNGVFDVEDLAMGFIKFDNGACMQIEFSWASNIGKERNFVELRGTKAGCEIASDNGLHIFTEEYGKTVNYDPLVNDEKGVPQHEANLRHFVDVLQKGVTPDFVPQQGVNMIKILEAIYKSAATGKEVIL; this is encoded by the coding sequence ATGGAAAACACGCAAAAGACCAAAATCGCCATCATCGGCTGCGGCGGCATCAATCGCTGGGCGCATATGCCGGCCTACAAGGAGATGAAAGATCTCGTTGAAATCGTCGCGGTTTGTGACATCAAACCCGAAAAGGCCGAGATTATCGCCAAAGAACTCGGTATCGAAAAAATCTATACCGATTATAAAGAGATGCTCGACACCGAAAAACCGGATGCTGTCGACTTGTGCGTGCCGAACTATCTGCACTCGATCATGGCCGTCTATGCGCTTGAACACGGCATGCACGTCTTTTCGGAAAAACCCGACGCCGTCTCCGTCGAAGAGGTTTTAAAGATGAAAGCCGCCGCCGAAAAGAGCGGCAAGGTACTCATGGTCATGCGCAACAACCGTTACCGCCCGACCGCGGTATTTGCGAAAAAATACATCGCCGACGGTAAAATGGGCGAAATCTACGCCGCCCGCTGCGGCTGGCAGCGCCGTCGCGGCATCCCCGGCAAGGGCGGCTGGTTCACCACCAAAGCCCAGTCCGGCGGCGGCCCGTTAATCGACCTCGGCGTACATATGATCGACCTGGCCATCTGGCTGATGGGCAATCCGGTGCCGGTCGCGGTCACCGGCTGCACCTACAGCAAATTTGCCAATCTCGGCGATATCACCGACTCAATGCACTCGATGTTCGGCGAAGTCAATAAAAACGGCGTTTTTGATGTCGAAGACCTTGCAATGGGCTTTATCAAATTCGATAACGGCGCCTGTATGCAGATCGAATTCTCCTGGGCATCAAACATCGGAAAAGAGCGCAATTTTGTCGAGCTTCGCGGCACCAAGGCAGGCTGCGAAATTGCCAGTGACAACGGCCTACACATTTTTACCGAAGAATACGGCAAAACCGTCAACTACGACCCGCTTGTCAATGACGAAAAAGGCGTTCCGCAGCACGAGGCCAATCTGCGCCATTTTGTCGACGTGCTGCAAAAAGGCGTCACGCCGGACTTTGTCCCGCAGCAGGGCGTTAACATGATCAAAATTCTCGAGGCCATCTATAAATCCGCCGCCACCGGCAAAGAGGTTATTCTGTAA
- a CDS encoding phosphoribosylaminoimidazolesuccinocarboxamide synthase, which yields MNEFQEIPFPKIVSGKVREVFDIGRNELVIVTTDRISSFDVILDSKIPKKGIALNKISNFWFDFTKDIVSNHLVATELCELPAPFQHEDFKDRTIKVKKLKMLPFEIIVRGYLFGSMWKAYQSGEEFCGLKFSGVHQQAEKLDKPIITPSAKSSEGHDINITLEQLAEGIGQDLADKICDISLRLYEKCFDYAIKQGIIIADTKFEFGLDQSGNLVLADEIFTPDSSRFWDAAAYRVGESPKSYDKQFVRDWLIQNKLDGVTPAPRLPENIIEKTAGLYAECCKKLTGEAI from the coding sequence ATGAACGAATTTCAAGAAATCCCGTTTCCGAAAATCGTGTCCGGTAAGGTCCGCGAGGTGTTTGATATCGGAAGAAATGAGCTTGTTATCGTCACAACTGATCGGATATCTTCGTTTGACGTGATACTAGACAGCAAAATTCCGAAAAAGGGCATCGCGTTGAACAAAATCTCAAATTTCTGGTTTGATTTTACGAAAGATATCGTTTCCAATCATCTCGTGGCAACCGAACTCTGCGAGTTACCCGCGCCGTTTCAACACGAGGATTTTAAGGACAGGACAATCAAAGTAAAAAAACTCAAGATGCTGCCCTTTGAAATCATCGTGCGCGGATACCTGTTCGGAAGCATGTGGAAAGCGTATCAATCGGGAGAGGAATTTTGCGGGTTAAAGTTTTCGGGCGTGCATCAGCAGGCTGAAAAATTGGACAAGCCGATCATCACACCATCCGCCAAAAGCAGCGAGGGGCACGATATCAACATCACATTGGAACAGCTGGCAGAGGGTATCGGGCAGGATTTGGCCGACAAAATATGCGACATTTCATTGCGGCTATATGAAAAATGTTTTGATTATGCAATCAAACAGGGAATTATCATCGCGGACACAAAATTCGAATTCGGCTTGGATCAGAGCGGAAACTTGGTCTTGGCGGATGAGATATTCACGCCCGACTCCAGCCGGTTCTGGGATGCCGCCGCATATCGCGTAGGCGAATCGCCGAAATCATACGACAAACAGTTTGTAAGGGACTGGCTGATTCAAAACAAACTGGACGGCGTGACACCCGCACCGCGTTTGCCGGAGAACATCATTGAAAAAACGGCCGGTTTGTATGCGGAATGCTGCAAGAAATTGACCGGAGAGGCGATATAA